The region GGCTCTCCGGTTCCCTCCTCGTGGTTACCTATTGCAAAGGTTATCTCGGTGAGGTGGTCGTCGAGGAATCCTCTGCCCTTGAGCAGTTGGTATGCAAGGATTGCACCGCTCTGGGCGTGGTCGTGGCGGCTCACTATGTGGCCTATGTCGTGTAGGAGCCCTGCAACACCCGCAAGCTCGGCAAGGACTCTGTCTCCAACCGTCTTAAGCAGTAACCACCGGGCTTTGTTTGCCACCCAGCTTACGTGTTTTATGCCGTGGTCGGTGTAGCCCATACGTTTAAGGAAGTAGTCGGCCCGTTCTATGTAGTAGAGGATTCTCTTGTCTTTCATGAGCTCTCTGAAGGTGGGAAATTCAAACTCCACGGATGCTTACCTCTCCGGAAAAGAGTCTCGTTATCTGTCCGTCTCTTTCAACAACGAGTGCTCCGTCTGTGTCTATGCCCAGGGCCCTTGCCCGAAAACGCTCGTTTTCCCGAACTACCACCACTTCCCGCCCTATTAGGGGGCACTCCCTCTCAAACTCCCTTGGGTTGAAGCTTCCCTCTTTGAGCCGGGCGTGAAGCTCTAAAACGTTTTTGTGGAGCGACTTAAGCAGGGTGTTGTAGTTGAATTCTATCCCTTCGGCACTGAGAGAAGTTGCCGGTTTTTCAAGGTTTTGAAGCTCCTCTTTCCCGTAGGAAAGGTTTATGCCGACTCCTACAACCAGCCTGTCCTTCGTTCGCTCAACGAGAATCCCGCTCACCTTCTTACCTTCTATGTAAACGTCGTTTGGCCACTTCAGGTAGAAGCGGTTGTCCAGCTCTTTGAGCGTTTTCAGAACCGCCACGCCGAAAGCCACGCTTACAATTGGCAGGTTTAGCCTCTCGAGAATAAACGAGGCGTACAGCCCCTTTCCGGCCTCAGAGAGCCAGCTTCTTCCCCTTCGGCCCCTGCCTGCCCTCTGCTTTCGGGCCACAACGCAGAGGCCGTGCTTGAAGGGGAGCCTTTTGGCTTCGTCGTTTGTGGAATCTACCTCTTCGAGGAAGACGATTTCCATGGCCAAATTTTATAAAACTCCCTATAATTGCCGCTATGAAGTGGAACGTTGGTAGTTTGCTTAAAAGAGCTTCTGAAATCCTCAAAGAGAGGGGCTCACCCACCCCCAGGCTCGACGCCGAGCTGCTGCTCGTTCACTCCCTCGGCCTGAAGGGCAGGGTAGAGCTCTACACCCAGTTCGACAGACCCCTTACCGACGACGAGGTGGAGCGTTACAGGCAGCTTATAGTGAGGCGGGCCAAGGGGGAGCCCGTAGCCTACATAACCGGGAAGAAGGAGTTCTACGGCTTTGAGTTCCTTGTAGATAGGGGAGTTCTGGTTCCCCGGCCGGAGACCGAGCTCCTGGTAGACGTTGCCCTTTCCTACCTAAAGGGGAAACAGGGAAAAAC is a window of Thermovibrio ammonificans HB-1 DNA encoding:
- a CDS encoding HD domain-containing protein, producing MEFEFPTFRELMKDKRILYYIERADYFLKRMGYTDHGIKHVSWVANKARWLLLKTVGDRVLAELAGVAGLLHDIGHIVSRHDHAQSGAILAYQLLKGRGFLDDHLTEITFAIGNHEEGTGEPATEVAAALVVADKSHVHRTRVRKEGNIKEDIHDRVNYAVLFSNLEVDKEKRVVKLVLKIDTEISDLLDYFSIFQPRMEMCRRATEVLGFKFRLKINDTDL
- a CDS encoding biotin--[acetyl-CoA-carboxylase] ligase translates to MEIVFLEEVDSTNDEAKRLPFKHGLCVVARKQRAGRGRRGRSWLSEAGKGLYASFILERLNLPIVSVAFGVAVLKTLKELDNRFYLKWPNDVYIEGKKVSGILVERTKDRLVVGVGINLSYGKEELQNLEKPATSLSAEGIEFNYNTLLKSLHKNVLELHARLKEGSFNPREFERECPLIGREVVVVRENERFRARALGIDTDGALVVERDGQITRLFSGEVSIRGV